One window of Brevibacillus choshinensis genomic DNA carries:
- a CDS encoding response regulator transcription factor, protein MTRILIIEDETTIAQLERDYFELNGFTVDLCHTGDEGLRLALNGEYGLLIIDLQLPGIDGFELCRQIRQAKEVPILIVSAKKEELDKIRAFNLGADDYITKPFSPSELVARAKAHLTRYERLLGKQGQQQKDEIHIRGLVMDKASRRVYVRNQEVIFTTREFNLLEFLASHPNRVFSKNELFERIWGMDSSGDIATVTVHIRKVREKIEIDPSNPQYIETVWGAGYRFTV, encoded by the coding sequence ATGACACGAATCCTGATCATTGAAGACGAAACGACGATCGCGCAGCTCGAACGGGACTATTTTGAGCTAAACGGCTTTACGGTCGACCTTTGCCACACGGGCGATGAAGGCTTGCGGCTGGCTCTGAACGGGGAGTACGGACTTCTCATCATTGACTTGCAGCTGCCAGGCATCGATGGCTTCGAGCTGTGCCGCCAGATTCGCCAGGCAAAGGAAGTGCCAATATTAATCGTCTCGGCCAAAAAGGAAGAGCTGGATAAAATTCGTGCCTTTAATCTCGGCGCGGACGATTACATCACCAAGCCATTTAGCCCGAGTGAACTGGTCGCCCGTGCCAAAGCGCATTTGACCCGTTATGAGAGGCTGCTCGGCAAGCAAGGGCAACAGCAAAAAGACGAAATCCACATACGTGGCCTCGTCATGGATAAAGCGTCTCGTAGAGTGTATGTGCGCAACCAGGAAGTCATTTTCACCACCCGGGAATTCAACCTGCTCGAATTTTTGGCGAGTCATCCCAACCGCGTCTTTAGTAAAAACGAGCTGTTCGAACGGATTTGGGGGATGGATTCGAGTGGCGATATCGCAACGGTCACGGTCCATATCCGCAAAGTACGGGAGAAAATCGAGATCGATCCCTCAAATCCACAATACATCGAGACTGTCTGGGGTGCCGGCTACCGTTTTACCGTGTAG
- a CDS encoding S-layer homology domain-containing protein produces the protein MKKISNKVAAMVLTAALGTASLPFATMTAHAASSAISSPLTAQEIQGAVSELARLGVMQGYADRSMGAHNQINRAELAKMVVKTFNLEGKAQTPAKLTDIQPNSWAYKYASELVGLGIMQAEDGQFNPTGTVTDAELVQIVSKALNRDTKSVNYWMERFYSGNQTASRGEVAFLLKTAHKAIPSEKAKITSVQSLNAITLIVTFDAPLTAEDEVFAKAKADFVFNDGLTLTNMPRLKTGSMATYIVPTSVQTAGTTYNLTYKGNKAGTFTGNATKLQMNESRQVTNDTFEVEALRSDNVTDYGYVISAYSAGRGENAYVLDQNNRANGTTYQIISSMQARQVTITPAGGQPIVAKYVPFTQSTDGKQEPKFRLPEGQVLTPGVTYTVTSDWATIKNPTFVAEEIAPVEITEAEALSDTSIAITLAEDPGDELFSGRSVELTAENGEKLLATYKYSSRKGAVGIFDLQQNGSLAESTIYTVTPVGEWAGDSQAELTVE, from the coding sequence ATGAAAAAGATTTCAAATAAAGTAGCGGCCATGGTTCTGACAGCTGCATTGGGCACCGCCTCTCTCCCTTTTGCCACGATGACGGCTCACGCTGCTTCTAGCGCGATTTCTTCCCCTCTTACAGCCCAGGAGATTCAAGGAGCGGTGAGTGAATTGGCTCGCCTCGGTGTCATGCAAGGGTACGCCGACCGCTCCATGGGCGCTCACAATCAAATCAACCGCGCTGAACTGGCGAAAATGGTTGTGAAGACCTTTAACCTGGAAGGCAAAGCACAAACTCCAGCCAAATTGACAGATATTCAACCGAATTCTTGGGCATACAAATACGCCTCCGAGCTAGTCGGACTTGGTATCATGCAAGCGGAGGATGGACAATTCAATCCAACAGGAACAGTCACAGACGCAGAGCTCGTGCAGATCGTGTCCAAAGCTCTAAACCGCGATACGAAATCCGTCAACTACTGGATGGAACGATTCTACTCTGGCAACCAAACGGCATCTCGCGGTGAAGTCGCCTTCTTGCTGAAGACCGCACACAAAGCGATCCCGTCCGAAAAAGCGAAAATCACGAGCGTACAGTCGTTAAATGCCATTACGTTGATCGTCACCTTTGATGCTCCGCTGACAGCAGAAGATGAAGTGTTCGCGAAAGCAAAAGCCGACTTCGTCTTTAATGACGGGCTGACACTGACCAACATGCCACGATTGAAAACAGGCTCGATGGCCACTTATATCGTCCCGACTTCCGTCCAAACAGCAGGTACGACTTACAACCTGACTTATAAGGGCAACAAGGCAGGAACATTCACAGGGAATGCGACCAAGCTGCAAATGAACGAAAGCAGACAGGTAACGAACGATACGTTTGAAGTAGAAGCGCTGAGATCGGATAACGTCACCGATTACGGATACGTCATCTCAGCCTACAGCGCAGGACGTGGTGAAAACGCCTATGTCCTGGATCAAAACAACCGTGCAAACGGCACTACCTATCAAATCATCTCGTCCATGCAAGCACGGCAAGTAACGATTACACCTGCAGGCGGTCAGCCAATCGTAGCGAAATATGTTCCATTCACCCAATCGACAGACGGCAAACAAGAGCCAAAATTCCGTCTGCCAGAGGGACAAGTCCTGACCCCGGGTGTGACGTACACCGTAACTTCTGACTGGGCTACGATCAAGAACCCGACATTTGTAGCAGAAGAAATCGCTCCTGTGGAAATAACGGAAGCGGAAGCACTCTCTGACACTTCGATTGCCATCACATTGGCTGAAGATCCTGGCGATGAGCTGTTCTCCGGGCGCAGTGTGGAGTTGACTGCAGAAAATGGAGAAAAATTGCTCGCCACCTATAAATACTCCAGCCGTAAAGGAGCTGTTGGCATTTTTGACCTCCAGCAAAATGGCTCACTGGCTGAGAGCACGATTTATACCGTTACACCTGTTGGCGAATGGGCTGGGGATTCTCAGGCTGAGTTGACTGTGGAATAA
- a CDS encoding ankyrin repeat domain-containing protein, translating to MKVETMLGNNEQQQATQAENMEIKKLNQALLKAVQQGEPNTISQLLADGADINATDDTGRTSALIAVHTNQLDVFNLLIKHGANINIRDERLDNPLLYASAAGLLDFVKASIAAGADTTITNRFGGTALIPAADRGHVAIVEELLTHSDVNVDHINRLGWTALLEAVILGDGGEKHQQIVNLLIQHGADVNLADHDRVTPLQHAKNRGYQEMVDALTQAGAK from the coding sequence ATGAAAGTAGAAACCATGCTAGGAAACAACGAGCAGCAGCAAGCGACCCAAGCGGAGAACATGGAGATCAAAAAGCTGAACCAGGCGTTGTTGAAAGCAGTGCAACAAGGAGAGCCGAATACTATTTCTCAACTGTTAGCAGATGGAGCTGACATTAATGCAACGGATGATACGGGCAGGACATCTGCTTTGATCGCCGTACACACAAACCAGCTGGACGTCTTCAACCTGCTGATCAAGCATGGCGCCAATATCAACATCCGCGATGAGCGATTAGACAACCCACTGCTTTACGCCAGTGCGGCCGGCTTGCTCGACTTTGTCAAAGCCTCCATCGCGGCTGGTGCTGATACGACGATCACCAATCGTTTTGGCGGAACCGCTCTGATCCCTGCTGCCGATCGCGGGCATGTAGCGATCGTCGAAGAACTCCTGACCCACTCCGATGTCAATGTCGATCATATCAATCGCTTGGGCTGGACTGCTCTGCTCGAAGCCGTCATTCTCGGAGATGGCGGGGAAAAGCACCAGCAGATCGTCAACCTGCTGATCCAGCATGGCGCTGATGTAAATCTCGCCGACCATGACCGAGTGACTCCTCTGCAGCACGCGAAAAATCGCGGCTATCAGGAAATGGTGGACGCATTGACGCAAGCGGGAGCGAAGTAA
- the speD gene encoding adenosylmethionine decarboxylase, whose protein sequence is MTEKHVTLHGFNNLTKSLSFNMYDICYTKTKEEREAYIEYIDEQYNADRLTSILKTVSDIIGAHVLNIAKQDYVPQGASVTFLVSEGPVVEVPTESYEESPGPLPDSVVMQLDKSHITVHTYPEYHPDEEISTFRADIDVSTCGEISPLKALNYLIHSFETDTMTIDYRVRGFTRDIDGNKLFIDHDISSIQNYIPDEVIDLYDMIDVNVYQENIFHTKCKLKQFDLNNYLFGYTKDKLTPEEQRDITERLHNEMDEIYYGKNIIR, encoded by the coding sequence ATGACAGAAAAACACGTCACCTTGCACGGCTTCAACAACTTGACCAAGTCTCTGAGCTTTAATATGTACGATATCTGCTATACGAAAACGAAGGAAGAACGGGAAGCCTACATTGAGTACATAGACGAACAATACAATGCTGACCGCCTGACCAGCATCCTGAAAACCGTATCCGATATCATTGGCGCACACGTCCTGAATATCGCTAAACAGGATTACGTCCCGCAGGGTGCCAGTGTTACCTTTCTCGTATCAGAGGGGCCAGTCGTTGAAGTCCCGACGGAATCGTATGAGGAATCGCCAGGACCTTTGCCGGACTCGGTAGTCATGCAGCTGGACAAGAGCCACATTACCGTTCATACGTATCCGGAGTATCATCCCGATGAAGAGATCAGCACGTTTCGAGCCGATATTGACGTCTCTACCTGTGGAGAGATCTCCCCGTTAAAAGCACTCAATTACTTGATTCACTCGTTTGAGACGGATACGATGACGATCGATTATCGGGTCCGCGGATTCACCCGGGATATCGATGGCAATAAGCTGTTCATTGATCATGACATCAGCTCCATCCAAAATTACATCCCGGATGAAGTCATTGATCTGTATGACATGATTGACGTGAACGTCTACCAGGAAAATATCTTTCACACCAAATGTAAGCTGAAGCAATTTGATCTGAACAATTACCTGTTTGGCTATACCAAGGATAAGCTCACGCCTGAGGAGCAGCGGGATATTACCGAGCGACTGCACAATGAGATGGATGAGATTTATTACGGGAAGAATATCATACGGTAG
- a CDS encoding ABC transporter permease translates to MTNPNGSNPEPITPIGSSSFSLKRYLPQDASTIRLCLFMVVVFALMAGISPRTFLSLDSFTSMAFQFPVFGIFALAMMLTMISGGIDLSIVGIANLTSIIAASVMVRLLPAEATAGESLLYILLGVIAALVVGLICGLFNGFAVTRIGIPPILVTLGTMQLFMGLAIILTKGQAIVGLPELYTTIGNGSLWIIPVPLLMFCLCILGTYVLLNKQSYGMKLQMLGANPTASIYSGVNNTRVLLKTYAISGMLAAIAGLVIVAQTNSAKADYGTSYILQAILVAVMGGVDPKGGFGKVSGIVMAVLTLQFLSSGLNALHVGNFFKDFMWGIVLLLVMVINEWSNRRKARRIA, encoded by the coding sequence ATGACAAACCCAAATGGAAGCAATCCCGAGCCAATTACGCCAATTGGTAGCTCGTCTTTTTCCTTGAAGCGCTATTTGCCACAGGATGCAAGCACGATCCGGCTGTGTCTGTTCATGGTCGTCGTCTTCGCTTTGATGGCAGGTATTAGTCCGCGCACGTTTTTATCATTGGATAGCTTTACATCGATGGCGTTTCAGTTTCCCGTGTTTGGTATTTTTGCGTTAGCCATGATGCTCACGATGATCTCGGGAGGCATCGACCTGTCCATCGTAGGGATCGCCAATCTCACCTCGATCATAGCCGCTTCGGTTATGGTGCGATTGTTGCCAGCTGAAGCGACGGCAGGCGAGAGTCTTTTGTACATCCTACTGGGTGTGATTGCCGCACTCGTGGTCGGACTGATATGCGGTCTGTTCAATGGTTTTGCGGTTACGAGGATTGGAATACCTCCGATCCTGGTGACCTTGGGAACGATGCAGCTCTTCATGGGACTCGCCATTATCCTGACCAAAGGACAAGCGATTGTCGGGCTCCCAGAGCTGTATACGACGATAGGAAATGGCAGCTTGTGGATCATTCCTGTACCGTTGCTCATGTTTTGCCTGTGTATTCTGGGGACGTATGTGCTGTTGAACAAGCAATCTTATGGAATGAAGCTGCAAATGCTGGGGGCAAATCCGACGGCCTCTATCTACTCGGGCGTAAACAACACCCGTGTACTTTTAAAGACATACGCCATCAGCGGTATGCTGGCAGCCATAGCCGGTCTGGTCATCGTCGCCCAGACCAATTCTGCAAAAGCAGACTATGGGACGTCTTACATCCTACAGGCGATATTGGTGGCCGTGATGGGCGGGGTCGATCCAAAGGGTGGATTTGGGAAGGTATCGGGGATCGTGATGGCGGTCTTGACCCTCCAATTTTTATCGAGCGGTTTGAACGCCTTACATGTAGGAAATTTCTTCAAAGATTTTATGTGGGGAATCGTTCTCTTGCTCGTCATGGTCATCAACGAATGGAGCAATCGGAGAAAAGCTAGGAGGATCGCTTAA
- a CDS encoding ABC transporter permease translates to MKKVVQTSEFYVAIVVLALFLVIGSQSSAFFTTTNLFDLIRSGIVPGIFVMCAMLVIISGGIDVSFPAIATFSMFCATKILHSMHYDGPVFVAFFLSGVIGLCLGLINAVFISLFRLPALIVTLGTSSMFSGFLLTFVGSSQISDLPKPLLSFSKEQVFKFTNDSGITVGLPVAVLVTFGVIVLVALLLRYTMMGRGIYALGGDPVSAQRIGFSPVRIQFFIYGFVGLMAGVAGMIHTTMMRNSNPVDLLGTELLIIAAVVLGGTRITGGHGTVLGSLLGLLLVITIQNSLILLGIPSYWQRFVIGALILIGTGVAAYQVKRSIMRRKSIVT, encoded by the coding sequence ATGAAAAAGGTAGTGCAGACCAGTGAATTTTACGTGGCGATCGTCGTCCTGGCGCTGTTTCTCGTGATCGGCAGTCAAAGCAGTGCTTTTTTTACCACCACCAATCTGTTCGATCTGATCCGTAGTGGGATCGTTCCCGGGATATTTGTGATGTGTGCCATGTTGGTCATTATTTCAGGAGGGATCGATGTTTCGTTCCCTGCCATTGCGACCTTCAGCATGTTTTGCGCCACGAAAATTCTTCATTCCATGCACTATGACGGCCCGGTGTTTGTTGCCTTTTTTCTGTCGGGGGTGATTGGTCTGTGCCTGGGGCTCATCAATGCCGTTTTTATATCTCTATTTCGCTTGCCCGCGTTGATCGTGACGCTGGGTACTTCTTCTATGTTCAGTGGATTTCTCCTGACGTTTGTCGGCAGCAGCCAGATCAGTGATTTGCCCAAGCCGCTCTTGTCCTTTTCCAAGGAACAAGTCTTCAAGTTTACGAATGATAGCGGAATAACAGTGGGACTGCCTGTTGCCGTCCTTGTCACGTTTGGGGTCATTGTACTCGTGGCGTTGCTGCTGCGGTATACGATGATGGGCAGGGGGATCTACGCTTTGGGAGGCGATCCCGTATCTGCGCAAAGGATCGGCTTTTCTCCGGTGCGAATACAGTTTTTTATTTATGGCTTTGTCGGACTCATGGCCGGAGTCGCAGGCATGATTCATACGACAATGATGCGTAATTCCAATCCGGTCGACCTGCTGGGTACAGAGCTGTTGATCATTGCCGCGGTCGTGCTCGGAGGGACGCGCATCACGGGCGGGCATGGAACAGTGCTAGGCTCCCTGTTGGGATTGTTACTCGTCATCACGATCCAGAACAGCTTGATACTGTTGGGGATTCCTTCCTATTGGCAGCGGTTTGTCATCGGTGCCTTGATCCTGATCGGAACGGGCGTGGCGGCGTATCAGGTGAAGAGATCGATCATGAGGCGAAAATCGATCGTTACGTAA
- a CDS encoding sugar ABC transporter ATP-binding protein: MSLIQLSGISKSFAGVQALKDVSIKLDYGEIHCLAGENGCGKSTLIKVMSGVHAPDHGEMLIHGQKRKLLTPIDAINEGIQVIYQDFSIFPNLTVAENIALNTELAQNRKLVNWRRMRQMAKQALEKVNIQLDLDAKVETLSVADKQLIAISRALMHKAKLIIMDEPTTALTQKEVRSLFSVISGLKKEGMTILFVSHKLEEVFEISERITILRNGKNVVSERVQQLDRDKLVFFMTGRQIEESYYEIKEETTVPILQTEDLGLQGCFEHISLQIKAGEIVGLTGLLGSGRTELAESLFGLRPATSGKIFIEGKEQQIRTVQDAIEQRIAYVPEDRLTEGLFLEQSIERNMVISVVDRLSSHWHMIDLAKVKSTVQDWIKSLGIVAHSPALPVKTLSGGNQQRVVLAKWLATNPRLLILNGPTVGVDIGSKEDIHQVIRALAKEGMGVLMISDDLPELKQNCNRVLVMKKGRLVGEMAGKEWSQEEWTRLQEAT; encoded by the coding sequence ATGTCACTCATACAATTGTCAGGAATCAGCAAATCATTTGCCGGTGTTCAAGCGCTGAAGGATGTCAGCATCAAACTCGATTATGGAGAGATCCATTGTCTGGCCGGAGAGAATGGTTGCGGGAAATCCACTCTGATCAAAGTCATGTCCGGTGTGCACGCACCGGACCATGGCGAAATGCTGATTCACGGTCAGAAACGCAAGCTACTAACGCCAATCGATGCGATTAACGAAGGGATTCAGGTTATTTATCAGGACTTTTCCATCTTTCCCAACCTGACCGTAGCAGAAAATATCGCCCTTAATACGGAGCTGGCGCAAAACAGGAAGCTGGTAAATTGGCGCAGGATGAGGCAGATGGCCAAACAGGCGCTGGAGAAAGTGAATATCCAGCTGGATCTGGATGCAAAGGTCGAGACGTTGTCTGTTGCTGACAAGCAGTTGATTGCCATTTCACGAGCACTGATGCACAAGGCCAAGCTGATCATCATGGATGAGCCGACGACAGCCTTGACGCAAAAAGAAGTGAGGTCGCTGTTCTCTGTCATTAGCGGCCTGAAAAAAGAAGGAATGACCATCTTGTTTGTCAGTCACAAGCTGGAAGAAGTCTTTGAGATTTCCGAGAGAATCACCATTTTGCGCAATGGTAAGAACGTGGTTTCCGAACGGGTCCAACAGCTGGATCGCGACAAGCTCGTTTTTTTCATGACGGGGAGACAGATTGAAGAAAGCTATTACGAGATAAAAGAGGAGACAACAGTACCGATCTTGCAAACGGAGGATCTCGGGTTGCAGGGGTGCTTTGAACATATTTCGTTGCAGATTAAAGCAGGGGAAATTGTGGGATTGACGGGCTTGCTGGGATCAGGTCGCACGGAGCTGGCAGAGTCACTCTTTGGCTTGCGTCCGGCGACGAGTGGCAAAATCTTTATCGAGGGAAAGGAGCAGCAGATTCGCACCGTACAGGACGCGATTGAGCAACGAATTGCGTATGTGCCGGAGGATCGCCTGACCGAGGGCCTTTTTTTGGAGCAATCCATTGAGCGCAACATGGTCATCAGTGTGGTCGACCGGCTGTCCAGTCACTGGCACATGATCGATCTGGCCAAAGTGAAAAGTACGGTTCAGGACTGGATCAAGAGCTTGGGGATCGTCGCACACTCCCCAGCATTGCCGGTCAAGACGCTATCCGGTGGCAATCAGCAGCGTGTCGTTCTCGCCAAATGGCTGGCGACAAATCCACGCCTGCTCATTTTGAATGGGCCGACTGTTGGGGTTGATATTGGCTCCAAAGAAGACATTCATCAAGTGATACGAGCGTTGGCAAAGGAAGGCATGGGAGTGCTGATGATCTCCGATGACTTGCCTGAGCTCAAGCAAAACTGCAATCGGGTACTGGTCATGAAAAAAGGACGTCTGGTTGGGGAAATGGCGGGTAAGGAATGGAGCCAAGAGGAATGGACGCGATTGCAAGAAGCCACATAG
- a CDS encoding autoinducer 2 ABC transporter substrate-binding protein: MNRQKRSLTLVSLMLAVLLLLLTACSGGGGGTQPQGETGKQASGKKYKIATVVKLTGVAWFDRMNEGIKKFGEETGNETFMQGPQKADAALQVQIIEDLIAQKVDAITVVPFSAEALEPVLKKAKEKGIVVITHEADGFENTDFNIEAFDNLDYGAFLMDSLAKSMGEQGEYMTTVGSLTTKSHMQWEEGAYKRQQEKYPNMKAVARKLETNDDQKTASEKFRETLKAYPNLKGFQGASGNDAAGAALAVEEMGLQGKVNVVGTSVPSVSKQYLESGAMSMIGFWDPADAGYVMNKLAVMVLDGKKADIKEGANLGVKGYESIKVVNGKYLFGSAWVGVGKENMNDYNF, encoded by the coding sequence ATGAACAGACAGAAAAGGAGTTTGACGCTCGTGAGCCTGATGCTGGCTGTATTGCTGCTCTTACTGACAGCATGCAGTGGCGGTGGGGGAGGCACACAGCCACAAGGTGAGACGGGAAAACAAGCCAGCGGCAAAAAGTACAAGATCGCCACAGTAGTCAAATTGACGGGTGTCGCGTGGTTTGACCGAATGAACGAGGGAATTAAGAAGTTCGGTGAGGAAACAGGCAACGAAACGTTCATGCAAGGGCCGCAAAAAGCAGATGCGGCGCTGCAGGTGCAAATCATCGAGGACCTGATCGCTCAAAAAGTGGACGCGATCACGGTCGTTCCGTTCTCTGCCGAAGCGTTGGAGCCTGTGCTGAAAAAGGCAAAAGAAAAAGGGATTGTGGTCATTACGCATGAAGCGGACGGCTTTGAAAATACGGACTTTAACATCGAGGCGTTCGACAATCTGGACTACGGCGCGTTCTTGATGGACAGTCTGGCGAAATCGATGGGTGAGCAGGGCGAATACATGACGACGGTAGGCAGCCTGACGACGAAATCGCATATGCAGTGGGAAGAAGGAGCGTACAAGCGCCAGCAGGAAAAATACCCGAACATGAAGGCAGTCGCCCGCAAGCTGGAGACGAATGACGATCAGAAGACAGCGAGTGAGAAATTCCGTGAAACACTCAAAGCCTACCCCAACCTGAAAGGCTTCCAGGGTGCGTCCGGTAACGACGCAGCTGGTGCGGCATTGGCTGTTGAGGAAATGGGTTTGCAAGGAAAAGTGAACGTCGTGGGTACGAGTGTACCGTCCGTCAGCAAGCAGTATCTGGAGAGCGGTGCGATGAGCATGATCGGATTCTGGGATCCCGCTGATGCTGGATATGTCATGAACAAGCTGGCTGTCATGGTGCTGGACGGCAAGAAAGCAGACATCAAAGAAGGCGCGAATCTCGGGGTGAAGGGCTACGAAAGCATCAAGGTGGTCAACGGCAAATACTTGTTCGGCAGCGCTTGGGTAGGTGTCGGCAAGGAGAATATGAACGATTACAACTTCTAA
- a CDS encoding BtpA/SgcQ family protein, whose product MTWLNEVIGTEKAIIAMCHLLPLPGDPSFQKEKGMEYVVEMARKDLRALQDGGVDAVMFSNEFSLPYLTDVKTETVAAMARIIGELKSDIKIPFGVNVLWDAKKSLDLAAATGAQFVREIFTGVYASDFGIWNTNVGETVRHQYRIGAENVKLLFNIVPEAAKYLADRDIENVAKSTVFNNRPDALCVSGLTAGTETDSQILKRVKEAVPETVVLANTGVRMQNLEQQLSIADGAVVGTTFKLDGKFENHVDQVRVRAFMEKVKAFRQG is encoded by the coding sequence ATGACTTGGTTAAATGAAGTAATCGGAACGGAAAAAGCGATTATCGCCATGTGTCACTTGCTCCCTTTGCCGGGTGATCCTTCTTTTCAAAAAGAAAAAGGGATGGAATACGTCGTGGAAATGGCGCGAAAGGATTTACGAGCTCTTCAGGATGGCGGTGTGGATGCCGTGATGTTTTCCAATGAATTTAGCCTGCCGTATTTGACCGATGTAAAGACGGAGACGGTAGCGGCGATGGCGAGAATCATCGGGGAACTAAAGAGCGACATCAAGATTCCTTTTGGGGTCAACGTGCTCTGGGATGCAAAAAAATCGCTCGATCTGGCTGCGGCGACAGGGGCGCAATTTGTCCGTGAAATCTTTACCGGTGTCTACGCGAGTGACTTTGGGATCTGGAACACCAATGTCGGCGAAACGGTGCGGCATCAATATCGGATCGGTGCGGAGAATGTAAAGCTGCTCTTTAATATCGTACCGGAAGCGGCGAAGTACTTGGCGGATCGGGATATTGAGAATGTCGCGAAATCCACTGTGTTTAATAATCGACCGGATGCTTTGTGCGTATCGGGTTTGACGGCAGGGACAGAGACAGATTCGCAAATCCTGAAGCGGGTAAAGGAAGCGGTACCCGAAACGGTCGTATTAGCAAATACCGGAGTCCGCATGCAAAATCTGGAGCAGCAGCTATCCATCGCGGATGGAGCAGTGGTCGGTACTACTTTTAAATTAGACGGAAAATTCGAAAATCATGTAGATCAAGTGCGAGTCCGAGCTTTTATGGAAAAGGTAAAAGCGTTTCGACAGGGGTAG